The DNA sequence CCGCGCGGAACCGTCACGCAGGTCTACGGCCCGCCCGCCGCCGGCAAGACCAACCTCGGTCTCTCGGCGGCCATCGAGACTGCCGTGGCCGGCGAGACCAGCTACTACATCGACACCGAGGGGCTCTCGGTCGACCGATTCGAGCAGCTCGCGCGGTCGCGTTCCGACGACGTCGAGGAGCTCTCGTCGCGGATCGTGATCGCCGAGGCGCTCGACTTCGAGGAACAGGAGGAGGCCGTTCGGGACGCCGAGGAGCTCGCCGACCGAGCCTCGCTGATCGTCCTCGACAGCGCGACCGGCTTTTACCGGCTCGAACGCAGCGCGAACGACGGCGGCGAGGCGCTCCGGCGGGTCGGCCGGCAGGTCACCCACCTCCTCTCGCTGGCCCGTCGGTA is a window from the Halococcus hamelinensis 100A6 genome containing:
- the radB gene encoding DNA repair and recombination protein RadB, which translates into the protein MSDPIPTGCPPIDDLLGGGLPRGTVTQVYGPPAAGKTNLGLSAAIETAVAGETSYYIDTEGLSVDRFEQLARSRSDDVEELSSRIVIAEALDFEEQEEAVRDAEELADRASLIVLDSATGFYRLERSANDGGEALRRVGRQVTHLLSLARRYDLAVLVTNQVFADPESESGRPRGLGGNTLAHLTGVILRFERFRAGNRRATLEKHAAKPAGDTARFAITGSGLEAVEEEA